aaacttagatgaaacaCTAGTGAACAAGTAAGTTGAAGAgagattttcttaagagggaagagggaaaagatgtggaaaaccttggaaaaggtatgtgggagtgtttgtgcagagaagagcctgaaaatagaagcttatgcgcagcttagggtataaaaataccctaatgggctcgggtcccgctaaggggaaaaCTAAACCcactctgcgatagtaccgctcagcggcactttcgtgaagtactcttctccttcttttcttaacctacgtacctcctaaacatgcccctcactggttccctgcaattcaattctcaggttacttatgcacaaccctattatactactacaatgaaacaaacaaaaacaatccatcaactgggttgcctcccaggtagcgcttgtttaacgtcacgagcctgacccaaaatccaccaacacctatcagtaggtgttacaaacttaccaacacccatcagtaggtgttacaaacttagtatccttcagtagatacttaaccacctagcatccttcagtagatgctatatccaacaaagtatttacaaaaataatgtccacaaattaaaagttacaaaacaaaatcaaaaagtttttaaatcactgggttgcctcccagcaagcgctcttttaacgtcattagcttgacccagtaacgttcaagttccttcttcacacttgatgttgttatcccaccaactcctcaactgTTTCCTGTGCATTGTTTTAATTCTTCCAAAATGTGGAGATTCTATCtttatcatctccttttctttatagcccttcacaacccacaacttatttttgattctcactggtgtaccaagttggggtcttccTTTCTTCCAGTCCTTAGGAActtttcctcctcttccaatcttttctcctttatgcacctgaaacaacaaacaatgtttacctgtaaccttgggctcttcatcttgatggctagtcatgtgtgcatcttgaaatgcagctttataactagcttcttcctcctttgtttgcctctcatctttaaagacatctacaacaactctctcctctcggtcctagagcaccactataccttcgtttacatcaataatagctttggccgttttcataaacggtcttccaagaatgataggtatcttttctgtctccatcttcatcaccacaaagtctgccaagaactggagtttgccaacacaaactataatgtcctctacaatcccacatggttcctttgaagatccatcggccattactaaattaacctttacaggtttcatattAACATCGCTGATTTGCTCtagtaaagagtaaggtatcaagttaacacttgaacctaaatcaagaagagcttttttaatccttttcttccctatagtacaagggatagaaaagccTCCTAGATCtgttgcttttggagggaatgactcctttttaacagttttacaattctttgcctcatcatctctacgtcttttctttgtagagacgtCTTCCTCAGTTTTagtgtaaactgcaatttgttgtAGAATATGCTCCCAAGgcgcatcattatccaccatcttGAATAGTTCTGTGAAATCCAGTTGTTTCCCTTGAtgtattggaaaaggaaaagtatttttgctctccatttctcttttctcttatgtttctcctttgtctaactcaactatctcatcatttgtgctctccaccactctacattcttcTTTGGGGTTAACcccagtattagccccaaaatttctatttggcctttcttccacttgcttggtgatctgccccatctgaatctccaaattcttgatagcagcttcagtgctcttttgggtagactcagttttatgtataaattgattcacagtttcttccatctttatgaacctttcattaaatgcagcaaactgttgccataaagatggttgttgttgttgttgcttgttgaattgcccattctgcccttgaccaatgcttgggtgtggtttccacccttgattgaagttcccttgacggtacggaaactggttggccataaagttcacatcttccaaagcttctgctggaaaggcacactgaccatttatatggtcacctccacataattcgcataactgagattgtacctgtgcagcagtcttcaactctttaggcaattgtgcaagtgttttcgtaagagtctccagctgttgagttagaattttattttgtgctagcaaggcatcatgtgtttgtaattgaagaactcctttttgttgcataggagctcatctttcactgttgagctcattatcactagtagccatattttcaataatttctgttgcttcctctggagttttccatttaatgtttcctcctgctgaggcatcaagcatcatcttggtttgtgaaccaggacctccaaggaaggtaacgactacttccacttcatcgaatccatgcgtgggtgtttttcgtagcaagttgttgtatctatcccatgcatgacccagtgattcttccatgccctgcttgaatgaagaaatctcttgcttgcctttgttgattttaaagctttgttgctgccattgttgttgtggttggttctcaaattgtccggcagcttgccaaaattggctttgatccatgcttgagtaaGGTttccaccagtggttgagattactttggtagaattgagtgcccatatagttaaattcctgtctgaattgcatcctgcaaacattaggcacaaaactctagaaaatatttgttagcacaaaaagatagagaagataaacaaaaacaaatcaaaggatataattgaaaagataagaagataggaaataaaaacaaaaaaataaaataaaataaaataataacaaaaaaaatcaaatcaaataaaaactaaaaaatataaacagaaaataaaaaattcaaaatttaaattaaaaaaaattcaaaaacaagtcaaagatattcaataatcaaacaaataaactagttaaaccacgagtccccggcaacggcgccaaaaacttgatgacaaatttatgaacaccgaaatacggcgccacaaacttgtttaacaatcggcaagtgtgaccgaatcttttcaagtaataaactcggtaagaccaagtatcgttctcccaaaggactcacggcctagtttagttatgtgattcgttgattatttaagacttaagaacgaaataagtggagtttaatatgcaaaacagaaaataaacatgtatgcatgaatttgatcaatggctaaaacaaaatacaaacacttcaatggaatatatggatgagtatgttgttggggttatcaatttcatcttatccactctcatatactttaggaattcaacattcttttcatcattgttaatgccactctctaaattaccttgcaagaaggcctattcctaattacgagttcatacgattcctagcattcctaataattagttcttttagtgcaggagcttaacggcaaccaatatactattgggagaaattccccggatctagacttccccgtacgttcccgtatcgacaaaatcaataatcatgcattgaatgagttaaacaaagcaagcattgagcaaagaggaaaaactctaactaatgatgaaagaaagcataggtcttaaatataagatgtaaaaacaaattccatatatgagagtttcacaagactacattgattccccaacaacaatacaaggtttagttcaccatattcatggtgaaactagatgaataataatgaaagaatgaaagataaatccctagaaaggtgaagaggtagcctgagcatccaagatcctccttcaaagggatGGAAGAGAGAgtttttgcttcgtcccagccaaagatacaaaccctaggaaaacctaaagcttatatactattcgtaaaatacagaaatttaggcccaagcccataaaagtgccgctcaacggtaaagtaccgctcaacggtaagtgcgtgagttggtttcttcccctcagcggccattttgcccctcagcggatcccccgtgagctcttgagtgccgctcagcggtaaactgccgctgagcggtagttgcggcttctccttttgcactttttgatgtcttttctgattccatctctctgcttcttcacttctttcaccaaattcaccttaaaacctacacaaaaacactgaaatcaagcataaacctgtccagctctcttatttcagaaaatatgaacaaaagcatgatttcaagctagtttctaagggttaaaggttgcttttagtatcaatttcaagcataaaaataccagtttttcaactgttatcacgctgctccagccagagatacgaAACCTAGGAcgtttgggtcctttaaatagatcGATAgcagaacagaaacaaagcccagGCCTGAGTCAGTGGGGCTTAAGCTCCTCACTTAGGGCACCCAGGCGGCGAGCGGTGgtcttccacgctcaagccttGCAGAagacgcccaagcttcgagcctccggtgctcaagcgccccaaaaggggTGCCCCGGCGGTGAATGATGGTCTTCTGCGCCCAAGCCTCAGAGatgacgcccaagcttcgtgcatCCGGCGCTCAAGTGCCCAAAAAGGGGTGCCTGGGCGGTGAGCGGAACTCTTGTGTgctcaagcctccaaaaagggcacCCAAGCTTCGAGCACTCCTCTCTTCTAGTGCTTTTCCAAgcctttctgagctccatctcAATGACACTTCATCCttgctttccatattatctcattttctatcaaaacaagggaaattagtcataaaatcattaaattcaacctcaactctcttattcacacaacttaacagaaaaacatgattccaagcaagtttctaagcagaaaaggtgcatttagtatcaaaattacatcacagatagtggtattttcaactgttatcatctTGGTTATACCTTCTTTCGTCTCGGTCATGCCTTCGACTGCTCGGCCTTTAATCGCTCGGTCTTGGTCATGCCTTCTTTGGTCTCGGTCATGCCTTCGACTGCTTGGTCTTAACAGCTTGGTCTTGGTCATACCTTCTACCGCTCGGTCCTGGTATCTTCTGTTACGcagaaatgcttttaaacttaatGCAATAAGGGTCTTCATATGCttcactttgtaacatcattaaaatcattatcttcaagACACCATTGCTTCCTCATTGAtaacaaatatttgattttatatgttATAAACATGTGCTTGATTAGTTGAGAAAGAAGCTAAATGATAAAGAAGTGTCTCTAATTTTGGTGGGATACAATGCTACTAGAGGATACAAGCTGTATGATCCTACATCAGGAACAACATGTATCAGCAGGGATGTTGTAGTATATAAAGCTGGAGTGTGGCAGTGGGAAATAACTGAGCAGGAAGCATCcattagtacaaaaacagcgtacaacgtcgaatattttgagcctttcacgtcgaattcgagaacgacgtcatatcgagaaacgttaaattgacgtcgaattttatcaataaatgacgttaatcaattttttttaattaattgtgatccttttttacaactctacgagacctgaaaagtagaaaaacaacaaatttcagattttggtattttgtaaagcatgaactatgaacgtgtaatatagtatcaacaacaaacaaaaatgaCAAACAACAagcaagttcaatcaaacaataaacaagttcaatcaaacaaaaacaacaaacaagttcaaccaaacaacaacaacaaacaagttcaacaaaaaacaacaacaaacaagttcaacaaataagttcttcaaaatgaaaacaaaaataaaaactaaccttggttcatcagaataaagtgttgccacaagtgagagagaaagtagaatgcgcctatgaaggacaaaaacacgaaaataattggtcaaaacaaacgaaaatcatacctaaagtagtaaattaacatgcatttgtatcaaatgaaagaaagattacacgtgatggtcgtcaaacttcgtttgagaaaagtttgagcatagaagagggtctcgcgcgctaagataaagtgaatgaattttcaatctcccacttaaatttttattgaattcactaacctttggACGTCTAATGTTGAGGAAtttgacgttttatatccttttacgtcgaattacagttctaaacgacgtttaataattgcatttatttacaaaaataccaCCGGTTATTTTTATCGTTGGCTATTGAGTGGTTTGACGTTGAACACATGACGTTATACgatgtttttgcactagtgatcaACCACTGTGTTGGAAGATGAAACTACAACAGTTAAGTCAAATAGGTGCAAGAGAGATGACAACATTAAAAGGTCATCAAGGGTTACTCAGCTGCCAACACATCTAAGAGACTATGACTTGCCTTATGATGCTACACTTACATCAGAAGGTAATTTTGTTCATTATGCTTTAATAGAAGAAGTTGAACCAGTTGAATTTGATCAGGCTGTGAGAGATGAGAGGTGGTATAAGgcaatgcaagaagaaattGACTCTATTGAGAGAAATCAGGCATGAGAATTGGATTATTTACCTTCTAACAAGAAGCCTATAGCATTAAAGTGGATTTATAAGTCGAAGATAAACCCACAGGGTGTTGTTGTAAGGCAAAAAAACAGGCTAGTTGCTAAAGGTTTTCTACAGAAGGCTACAGTGGATTATGGAGAAGTTTTTGATCTTGTAGCTAGGGATGAGACAATCAGGTTGATGGTGTCTCTAGCTATTAAATTTCACTGGTCATTACATCAATTAGATATGAAATCTGCTTTCCTAAATGGAAAACTTAAGGAAGAGGTATATGTTGTTCAACTAAAGGGGTTTGAAGTTAAAGGGCAGCAATAAAAGGTTTACAGGCTCAGGAAGGTTCTCTATGGGCTTAAACAGGCTCCAAGAGCTTGGAACCAGAGAATTGATGGGTTCATGAACAATATTGGGTTTGATAAATGTGTTTCAGAACACAAGTTGTATGTGCAGTGCTGCCAACACAAAGGCAGACCAGAAAAGCTaattgtatgcatgtgtgttgATGACCTATTAGTCATTGGTAGTTGTGAGGAGCTAATTTCGAATTTCAAGGCTTAAATGTTGAAGGAATTTGAAATGAGTGACTTGGGAAGAATACATAGATGCTTGTGAAGCTACGTGTCAAGCAACTTGATTGGGTTCTTTGATGGAAGGATTGAAGGTGGAGCTAGCTGGAAGAGTCAGACTGCTTGTTGACAACAAGTCAGCCATAGATCTTGCCAAACACCCTACATCGAATGGAAGGAGTAAGCATATCGAGACCAGGTTCCACTATATCAGGGAACAGGTCAGCAGCGAGAAGCTTGAAGTGGTACACTGCAGATCGGAAGATCAACTTGCAGATATATTGACAAAACCACTTAAAGATGAACGCTTTCTATCACTCAGAAAGAAGATCGGAGTTGTACGAGCAAAGATCGGTGAAGATCACTCAAGAAGGCGTTCGAAAACCTAGGGTTTTCGTCCGAGAGAAGAGGGTTGCTCAGAAAAGAGGTTTTTCCCAATTTCAATCGGTGAAAAACGTTCGTGTGCTTAAAGGAAGCATTTTCTCCCAATTTCAATCGGTGAAAAATGCTCAAATCAAAGAAGGAGAAGTTTTCACCGATTCAATTGATGAAAGGAAGGGTTTTTCTTCAgaataatgagttttcatttcaATTAGGGTTTTCTGTTTAGGAGGAGTGTTGATGTAAACAGAAAAACCagattcaatttatattttccaTCTATAAGTACTATAAATCATACAAAAAAATACATAGAAGTTTATTCAGTACCCTTTGAGTTGTTTTGCGTTCCTTTGCTCTCTATCTCTaccttcatcttctttttctcaatCCAGTATGCGTGTGAGGAGAGtgcttttgttttctatttgaaACCCTATGACGAGAGGTtttttctctaccttctctctacccCTCTATTGTAGTAATAATGCTTTTCTCTCTTTACACCTAATAGTTAAATGGTGTTATCTTCTAACATTGAAACGAAAACATGTCAAAccgtgtaaacaactcaaaaatTAGTCTGAACTCAAATGCGTTTCAAATTAGAATTTAAGTTGTTTACACTGTTTGATATATTTTCGTCTCAATATTAGTTGAAAATACTATTTAACAAGCCTAAAAAATTAATGTCATTGGGACTcaaaatgtttcaaaatttgaaacatgAATGAATCCCAAtttcatgttaaaattaaaggactaaaaacatatttaatcatgtttttaaatatattttagaggTGAGATATATAGGATGCAAAAAAGTTGTCAACCTAATACTAtgcttaaattttaaattgatgtaagaaattcatatatatatatatatatatatatatatatatatatatatatatatatatatatataaaagagtttTGTCTATTATCTAAATCATTCAAATATGTTGTTTGGATAATTTCttttgaaagaaatttaaattttagaccttcattaattacttaaaattaaataattctaaagttttatattgtttggataattgtttttaaagaaattgaaattttagaccttaataagaataattagattacttaaaattaaataatttcaaattttatataaaaaaaataagaatttgaaattctttttattctcaatttcatattttagtttttctaattTAGGTCAACTTGGATCCAGGTCGATTAAGCTCAATTTGAGTTCCGATAAACTTAGCTCGACTTAATATAGATTCAACTTAGTTTGATATGGTTCTAGATTAATGTTTTAGAGCAAACTCAACTTGGCTTACACGATTTCTCTCCGTCCAACTTGATCGACCCAGCTGGACTAGGTTTTAATTGAGCTAGGACTAACATGTAATGTTTGATCTAGGATGTCGTTGATAATTCAAAAAGTATTATTACTTAACTTTGATACCACCACCTTAACAACAAAGTCATAACTTAATTCATTGAATAGTCaaacttcaaaatttaatattctatTTCCCATCCCACTTTCACTTAAGccttcaattaaaaaaaattacaactcaCTAGTATATATAAGAACACCTAAGAAAAAATAACACACATCATGCAAACAGTACCACTATGTACATTCTTCCGTTAACAATATAAACGCTGTTATGAAAAAGaaccaaattaaacaaaattgatcAAAGACACCTAATTGAAcgggaaaaagaaaatgagaactATACTGAACacactaaataaaaatagagaccaaataatatttaaacattttaatttttagaaattatataatatttaaataatttttagaatttgatataattaaaatattttatgcaaacaaaaatttaaaattatctaaatttaaattggcttattcaaataaaacatttaaagaattaaatagtgcaaaaatatatcaattcaaattcaatatttgaatatagGAAATTTCATATCACACTCAgtatttttttctatactcATTTGATCGGTGTTTccatttctctctcttttttttttcatttaatattgtaattttataaaattacatacaCATTTTTTATTGTCTCATTCAATTATTGAATTCTCGTTTTTCAAGTCTCTCCATTCTTGTCTTcctatttacttttatttagagtCTACAATTTGAAAAATACACAAATCCCAAAAACTTCTACCCAATTTGAAAACATGtcaatataaaattcataacatcagttttacttaataaaatgatataaaaccaATTCTGTTCAAAGgtaaaatatattgtttctCCAAATATTTTTgagaccgagagactaacctgttGACGTGTCTTTCCCACTTCCAAACGTCTAGATCGCCGGCCTTTCTTCAATCTAGACTGCTCGGTCACCTTCAATCTACTGTTATTGCCCGATCGGTATTGGTGTGGACTGATCGGTCTCCTTCTGCACGAGGgaggaggtacctgcaaaaggcactctaACGCCCATGTTAgacgtgtgatttgaagagtgTTGGCTCTTAATTGAATGTTTAGTGAACAATTGTCACTATTTGAGTATTTGAGAATGGGTTGAGTGAGTGAAACGTATTGGAGTATGAATTGAGCGTGAATAGAACATACCTGGCTTTCGgtcctggctttgtatttatagtttacctcatggatcctgagctgctataagcccaataaaatataaacagaataagatataaacagattacctgaaaatccggttggttgtttataacctgcttatcaatatctttaattcgATATTCTTTGATTTTATCACCTGCTGGACTATTGGCCCAATAATAGCTTAAGCGTTGGCCCAATTGCGGCTCAATCTTTGACCCGATTAACCGTAGCGGATGGACCCAATGACCCTGAGTGGATGGACCGAACAGTGTTGAATGTTGATCGTTCGGTCTATCCTAGGTACGATACATATGCctcccaagtccgagttaagtGGTCGCCTTTAGCCGtagttaactataggacttatgagtttgagggaagCTGTTTTTAGTCATTGTGCACCTGCAGCTGGATTTTTGAGTTCTCCTTTCGAACTTTGTCATGAACCGAGCAGTAAATGATGGGAGtcctttttagaactttttcccatTTGATCTGTGACTGATATTATCCAGCTTACTTGTTCTGAGGGAAAATAACAACTGAATATGAATTGTCAAAAGAATGTAAACCACTAGACTAACCCATTTTATAAGGTCGAATAGCCAAGCAGGGGAGACCGCTCGGTTAAAGATGCTCGAATGAGAGTGACTGTTCCTCAGCTCTTTGTTTTTGGCctaggagttcctggagaacttcCCAATAGACGTGAGGGACCGTCTATGGCCTAGGAGTTCCTAGAGAACTTCCCAATAGACGACACTGACCGTATGTGGCCCATGAGTTCATGGAGAACTTCCTAGTAGACCAGAGTGACCGTCTATGGCCCAGGAGTTCCTGGAGAAATTTGATATGAGTCTCTTTTCCTAGTCTAGGGATAGTTTTTCCTTTGAGCCAATAAGTTCTTTTAGCAAGATGTCGAGTTTAACTAGTAGTTGTTTCTGCTCCTCTGTCCGTTTGTGGGGGAACGAAGGGTGTGACTTTTAAGCTAGCATTATAGCATTCTCGGGTTGTCCGTTGATCCGCCCGTACAGTGCATATGGTACACTTATCTGAAGGGAATTTCAAGGCTAAATGTAGGGTGGATACCACAGCTCCGAAAGCATTCAAATAAGGTCGTCCCAATAGAGCGTTGTATGGAGTATGAGCTTCTACTAACAAAAATCTTATTCTGAATTCTTTCGCTTCTCTTTCCGTTCCAAGCCGAGTCCTCACGTCTAAGTATCCTTGAGTATCGACTCTTTCTCCTGGGAATCCCATAATTTGCTCATTAAATGGGCATATGGCATCTTCAGACAAACCCATTTGTAAGAACGTCTTCCAATACAAGATGTTGACCGAGCTACCCTGATCGATTAACACCTTGCTGATAACACAACGAGATATCTCGGCTGTAATGACCATATGATCATCTTGATTCGGGTCAGGGGCATGGAAGTCCTCATCAGTGAAGGTAATTGGTGGTAGAGATCGAGGCTTTCTATCCACCATGTCAACAGTTTTGCGTCTCCTCAGGTGCCTTTTCCTTGCTGACGATGATGTTCCTCCTCCATCAAAACCTCCAGAAATGGTATTGATGTACCTACGAACCAATCAGTCACGTTCACGACTGTGACTGCGGATGCGACTGCGGTTGTGCCTATGCCTATGTCCCCGTTCGGTGTTTTGATGGGACCGTCCGATTTCTCTGATAGGACTTCTTGTTTGGGTTCTTTCTTTTTGTACGAATTACTGCAGATGGCGTCCTCGGATAAGCCTTTCTATTTCATCTTTCAGTATATTGTATTCTTCCATAGTATGGCCACGGTTCAGATGAAAATTGCAGTTCTTCCTCACATCAATGCTCTTGGAAGTGGCCTTTTCTCAGAGTGTTAGAAGTTCAACATTGAGAGCTTCCTCGAGAACCTTAGCCCTTGGTGCATTGAGGGTGGTATAGTGATTAAATCTGGGGAGACACATAGGATCCTTTTGAGGAGGATCCCCATTGAACGATCGTTTTCCTTCTTTGTTATTTCCCCCAGAGGTTTCTTGCTGTTGCTTTTTTCGGGATTGCCTTATATCTTCAATACGAATAAACTCCGCTTCCCTCTCTTGGAGCTCATCCATGGTTTTATGGAGTTTGGCGTATAAATTTTTCGAAAAATATCCCGCTTTTAAGTAGGAAGGTAGGTTGCTGATGATGAAGGTATGATTGATATCCCTGACTCGCCGAGCGATTTTGTTGTACCTTTTCATGAAGGCTTTCAGAGATTCATCTTTCTCCTGTTTGGTATTTACCAACTCCGCGGGCGTGAACTCTTGTATCCGACTAGATGCATATTGCCGCTCAAAAAGGGTTTGTACAGTGGCAAAGCAATCCACTATGTTTGGGGGAAGGGTGTTATACCATGTTAATGCTTCTCCCCTTAGCGATAGTGAAAAGACTCTGCATAAGACTGGGTCACTGTTGTTGTAAAACGCCATTACATTGATGAATGCTCTCATGTAATCATTTGGGTCGATTGAGCCGTCATACTTTTCAATTGTGGGAGGAGCTTTCTCCAGCATGGGTGTCTGCATGATTGTTGTCGTGAAAGGCAGTAGATCGGTCGGTCTAACAGTTTGCAAAGGTGGGGGCGCTAGGCCATGTGGGTTACCGTTCGGATTGCCATTGGGGTTTCCGTGCGAATTGCAATTTGGGTTACCGCTCGGATTGGTACGATGAGATCGATCCTGACTGGGAtgtgtttcattatttttgccGTAATGACCCCATTAGGCCGATGACACGGAGGGTTGCTCGGACTGTTGTTGACGGGTCCATTCAGTCCTTAGGTCACAATCTCTTCTTCATGCTTCCGCTCTGCTGGTCTGCTGCTCGtccatgctcctcgtggtc
This Vigna angularis cultivar LongXiaoDou No.4 chromosome 4, ASM1680809v1, whole genome shotgun sequence DNA region includes the following protein-coding sequences:
- the LOC128196215 gene encoding uncharacterized protein LOC128196215, whose protein sequence is MLEKAPPTIEKYDGSIDPNDYMRAFINVMAFYNNSDPVLCRVFSLSLRGEALTWYNTLPPNIVDCFATVQTLFERQYASSRIQEFTPAELVNTKQEKDESLKAFMKRYNKIARRVRDINHTFIISNLPSYLKAGYFSKNLYAKLHKTMDELQEREAEFIRIEDIRQSRKKQQQETSGGNNKEGKRSFNGDPPQKDPMCLPRFNHYTTLNAPRAKVLEEALNVELLTL